One part of the Excalfactoria chinensis isolate bCotChi1 chromosome 8, bCotChi1.hap2, whole genome shotgun sequence genome encodes these proteins:
- the NEXN gene encoding nexilin isoform X3: MNDIAQKTEILLSSSKPVQKSYVPKLHKGDVKDKFEAMQKAREERNQRRSRDEKQRRKEQYVREREWNRRKQEMKDLLASDEDDDSKSSKTDKGYVPKLIGTVKGKFAEMEKQRQEEERKRTEEERKRRIEQDMIEKRKIQRELAKKAQEIDDFNNTGTESAAEEGDDSLLVTVVPIKPNKTPGKMKVNFDNTGKERAEQKGRPDEEMKLKYEEQKEFLKETKCLSFLTGENQDNETQVSPGKLKVTFEELERQRQENQRRQAEIEAKQRLEEEKRAFEEARQQMINESGHEESENSGRDFRPGKLRLSFEEMERLRREEEKRRAEQDARRRIEEEKRAFAEARKNMVLDDDEPPEMFKTFSQESLIPGKLEINFEEMLRQKMEEEKRRTEEERRQKLEMEKQEFQQLRQEMGELEEESETFELSKEYEELIKLKRSGSIQAKNLKSKFEKIGQLSQEEIQKKIEEERAKRRAMDEEIREREAEKFQEDDEVDVRPAKKSEAPFTHKVNMKARFEQMARAREEEEQRRIEEQKLLRMQFEQKEIDAALQKKREEEEDDEGSIINGSTCEDEDDQARSGAPWFKKSLKNTSVVDGEPVRFTVKITGEPKPQVTWWFEGEMLQDSEDYQYIERGETYCLYLPETFPEDEGEYMCKAVNNRGTSASTCILTIESKS; this comes from the exons attctgctttcttcatctAAACCCGTCCAAAAGTCCTATGTGCCCAAGCTTCACAAGGGTGATGTAAAGGATAAATTTGAAGCTATGCAGAaagcaagggaagaaagaaatcaaaggaGATCTagagatgaaaagcaaagaagaaaagaacaatatgttagagagagagaatggaacaggagaaagcaggag ATGAAAGATCTGCTTGCATCTGATGAAGATGACGATTCCAAGTCATCTAAGACAGACAAAGGTTACGTTCCAAAGCTAATAG GAACTGTTAAAGGCAAGTTTGCAGAAATGGAGAAGCAAAgacaagaagaagaaagaaaaagaacagaagaagaaagaaagcgCAGAATTGAGCAGGATATgattgagaaaagaaaaattcaaagaGAATTAGCCAAAAAAGCACAGGAG ATTGATGACTTTAACAATACGGGGACTGAATCAGCAGCAGAG gaaggGGATGATTCTCTACTGGTTACGGTAGTGCCCataaaacccaacaaaacaccTGGGAAGATGAAAGTAAACTTTGataacacaggaaaagaaagagcagaacaaaaaggCAGACCGGATGAAGAAATGAAGCTTAAATATGAGGAACAAAAGGAATTCCTTAAAGAAACCAAGTGCCTTTCATTTCTCACG GGTGAAAATCAGGACAATGAAACACAAGTATCTCCCGGTAAGCTGAAAGTAACTTTTGAAGAACTTGAAAGACAAAGACAGGAAAACCAAAGGCGGCAAGCAGAGATAGAAGCAAAGCAGCgtttagaagaggaaaaacgTGCCTTTGAAGAAGCCAGACAGCAGATG ATAAATGAAAGCGGCCATGAAGAATCCGAAAATTCTGGTAGAGATTTCCGTCCTGGTAAACTCAGGCTCAGTTTTGAGGAGATGGAAAGActgaggagagaagaggaaaagaggagagcAGAACAAGATGCAAGAAGACGCatagaagaagagaaaagggcaTTTGCTGAAGCACGGAAGAATATG GTGCTGGATGATGATGAACCACCAGAAATGTTTAAGACATTTTCTCAAGAATCTCTCATCCCTGGTAAACTGGAAATTAATTTTGAGGAGATGCTGAGACAaaagatggaagaagaaaagagacgCACGGAAGAGGAACGCAGGCAAaaactggaaatggaaaagcaagaatTCCAACAACTAAGACAAGAAATGGGAGAG CTGGAAGAGGAATCTGAAACTTTTGAGCTAAGCAAAGAATATGAAGAATTAATAAAGCTAAAAAGAAGTGGTTCTATCCAAGCAAAGAATCTGAAAAGCAAGTTTGAGAAAATAGGACAATTGTCtcaagaagaaatacagaagaagaTTGAAGAAGAACGAGCCAAAAGAAGAGCAATGGatgaagaaataagagaaagGGAAGCTGAGAAGTTTCAGGAG gaTGATGAGGTAGATGTGAGACCAGCCAAGAAATCCGAGGCTCCATTTACTCATAAAGTAAATATGAAGGCACGTTTTGAGCAAATGGCAAGGGCgagggaagaagaagaacagAGGAGAATCGAAGAACAAAAATTACTACGCATGCAGTTCgaacaaaaagaaattgatgCTGCATTACAGAAG aaaagggaagaggaagaagatgacGAGGGAAGCATTATTAATGGTTCTACTTGTGAAGATGAGGACGACCAAGCTCGTTCTGGAGCTCCCTGGTTTAAGAAGTCACTGAAAAACACATCAGTTGTTGATGGTGAGCCAGTGAGATTTACAGTTAAAATTACTGGAGAACCGAAACCTCAAGTCACATGGTGGTTTGAGGGGGAAATGTTGCAGGACTCTGAGGACTATCAATATATTGAAAGAGGAGAAACCTACTGCCTTTACTTGCCTGAAACCTTCCCAGAAGATGAAGGCGAATATATGTGTAAAGCAGTCAACAACAGAGGCACATCTGCTAGCACCTGTATTCTCACCATTGAAAGTAAGAGTTag